The DNA window CTGGGTCAATAGCTCCTTCAGGGGTTATAGGAGAAGAATTATCACTTCTGATCGAACCAATATGAGCATTAGATGGTAATgcattatttaatttaccATGACTATGATTGGTCATAAAAGTTAATACATCATTATACACACTCCCTTCAAAGTTGACTGGAGACGAAACTCTTTTCGTTTTTACCGATGATTGTCGAGATGGAGCAGCTGATGAAGGATGCCTTGATGATTGTTGCTGAATTTCCTGTTGAACACTGACAGTTGATGGCTTTGCTGATATGGTAAATCGACGGGAACGTTCTTGATTGTCTATATCAGAAAAGGAAACACTTTGGTTTCTAACAGGTATGTTGGTACCACTAGTATTTGTTGATCCGAGTTTTGGggtatttgaattttgtaAAACTGGTGATGTAACTTCTTTTGATGAATTAGTGAGAATCTTCATTGGTGGGGCAATACCACTAGTAGtactattattagtatttaCCTTGATACCACTGGCAGCTATATTCTTGGTGGTCGAACCATTTCCTTTGATAATTGATGGGTGATTATGAGCCTGTGCTATATCCGAGGAAGCAGCAAAGTTCTCATTCTCCAATTTAGTTTCAGAAACACGCTTCTCTGTATgattagtagtagtactagTGTTGTCGAATGATATGGTTTGTGTTGACTCAGATTGTGATGGTTGCTGATTTGAAGAATCTTGTGACATTAAAATGTATTGAGTGTATATGCTTCTGAGATGATATGATTATGTagatgaaaatattaaGCAAAATGAAGgcaaaactaaaaaaaaaaacagatCACTGTAATTAGGGTGGAAGTTGTGGAtggggaaaaaaaaaaaatttggatCTGTTCTAGCACTCACTCAAATATAAAgagaaaatcaaaataatcacTCGATGAATGATACGATGAGATGAAGATAAATTGGATATATTAGTTGAATGAGTTGAataagaaagaagaagaagaaggaggaggaggaggaggcgtaaaaatttaattgtcTGTAGTAAATAATTAAAGGgagaaaaagagagagagcgattcatataaataaataatgaaaaaaaaaaaaaagaaagaaagaaagaaatcaGGGAACTTATAAAGAGGAATTGTATAGAGACAGTACTATATAGAATTGTCTAACAAATTAAACTTACTTCTACTAActaaattattgataacaAGAGTTAAATATAGAGAAAGTAGAAAAAgtagaaaaagaaggaaaagaaggaaaagtTTAAActcaaatcaattcaacCAAGCAAAGAAATATTTGTGTGTTTATGTTTTGAGGGAATTTCAACTTTTGTACTTTAAGTTTAGTTGTAGTTTTTAGTGgattcatcattatcatcttcctttcgtttttttttttttgtttagttCGTGTTTATAAAGTAAggaaattgattcattcattcattcttCAATTGTATTATGATGTCATGAAGTGGGGGTTGTTTCTGATTCGTGTTCCGTTGTTCTTAACCACCACATTTTCATTCAAACTAGCAACAATCAACACTCACCACCACTTTTATGTTACTATTTTGAATATAACATTTGACttgacttttttttttctttctttccaaGCCCATTTAAGAAGATCAAGATCCTTTTTATGCAAGTTTAACCCAATggcataaaaaaaaaaaggatcAACACACATATATAATTACATCCGTAGACCCACAtccacacacacacatatacTGAAATAGACACAAAATGAATCAAACATaacataataatagtatATTAGCTTACtatattcatttattgaacTTCCCTTTCAGGAAAGCAGAAAATTAATATTCCCACTGAAAGGTCTCTGAAAAATACTTGTGGTTGCATCGAATATAGgatatttttttacttttattattgtagGAAATACATTGTTATAGTTTATTATGACATCTTGTATTAATGAATACGAAAAAAACTGGCCATATAAGTTTTGTTCGTAGTTTCGTGCTATACGAAACATTAGAACAGTGTATGaaccccccccccaccCACAAAATGTTCTTATTTTAACAACAAACATAAAATCTAAgttatcaaattcaatggATTGCTTTTTAACAAGCGAAACCATAGAAAGTAAACGGCGGAAGTTGTCATTCCTactaaaataaaaaacaacaacaataacagaTTGGCATTAACACAGTTCTGGTAGACAGCAAACAACTTGGTTGCTCATTCAACCATGATTTGATTGGATTACATCCATGCCACATAATAGTATGTATAACTAAAGTTTTAATGCTTTCACTCTGTTATCTTTATCTTCTTGTGAGTTTATAGATCAACCCCCTCCTCCCCCATCAAAAAAGGTTATTTACAATCATGtcaataaagaaatcattGTCTTTctaattataaataaaagGATATCATTGACAACCAAGTTCGTAATTAAAACTAAACTTTCCAGCTTGTATTGACTGATCGATTCAACTTCCTGTCAATGAGGGGATTTATTGTtcttattaattatttacGAGCTGATTGGTGTCTTTGCAACGTATACGAGTTTTGCTTGCTGTTGAATTCTAGGGGGGGGGATGCACTTGATAACTCCAAAAATAGAAACCAATAACCActcattttcaaaactaATTAAATTGACATTTATACATCAAATTCGTATAAAAACTGTTAATAAAGTTGTTTtctgttttgttttgttttgttttacGAACTTATCTTATTCTCTGATTTTGTTGTAAATAAACAGtgtaaataataattatcaatactTTCCtttaaaaagaagattCTGAGCtataataatggtaaataCATCAATTATCAATGAATCAAGTTtccagtttttttttgcaacaaaaGTCCAACTTCCcaactaaaaaaataaacccCAATCACGTGACAAAAAATATTGTCTACCTCTCGTTTTTCGCGCGACAACACAAATTACACGCTGTTCAACAccataaagaaaaattgagaCTGGTTGAAAACaaatcaccaccaccaagaagaagaagaagaataaactCATACCTCCCTATTCCCATCACCTACTCCATTATGAATATTCGTCAACAAATCACTCAATTTTTATCACTAGCATATGTTTTTTCATCAGCATTTATGTTATGGAAAACATTATCAGTAATAGCCAATTCTCATTCTCCTATAGTTGTGGTATTATCAGGATCAATGGAACCAGCATTTCAAAGAGGtgatatattatttttatggAATAGagatcaacaacaaaaagttGGTGATATAGTTGtttatgaaattgatggGAAAACTATCCCCATAGTTCATCGAGTCTTGAGAGAACAtcataatcaacaaaaacaattattattaacaaaaggtgataataatgctgttgatgatttatcattatatgctaaaaaacaacaatatttaaatcaaaaagcTGATTTGGTTGGTACCGTGAAAGGATATTTACCATTTATTGGATATGTAACGATTTTAATTAGTGAAAATGtttatttcaaatatgGTATGTTAGGATTATTAGgtttatcatcattattctCCAATGAATAAGCCATGCCCCGCCTACCACTTCTTCCTTTCTGTTTATATGTAAAGTAGTTAGTTAATTCATATATTTTAGAGCCTTTCTTTATTTATCGAGTTTAATCTCTCTAAtctattatattatattataacTTAATTATTTCCCTATTAATGATCTATATTCTTCCCTATATATTTATGAAGTTACAActtcatttaataaaaattcaacaataattttCCTTAAATTAGTTCTTCTAATTGGTTTAGCAAGAAATCCACTCATACCAGAATTTAAACATTCTTTAACATTACTTTCATCAGCAAATGCCGTTAATGCAATAATTGGTTTATTatattgtaaattttttcGAATCATTTTTGTAGCAATTAATCCATCAACTTTAGGCATTTGAACATCCataaatattaaatcaaatatttcatttgtttcaattgattctttaacaaaatcaatGGCTTCAGCTCCATTACATGCCATAGTAAGATTAGTTAATCCTTCTAATCTTAACATACGTTTAATAACTTCTTGATTAACCATATTATCTTCCGCTACTAAAATTCTTAAATGAGATATATCATCTAATACAGTAGTATGATCGGCAACAAAAGGATAAGATGATTTTTTATCAGAATGAGATGAAGTTGTTCCAGAATTGGCCGTACCAGTTGATCCTCGAGTAAATAACAGTGGTTTATCAATGGTGAGGGTGAggtttttattattatcatcaccatGATTACCTTCATTACCAATATTATGtttactactactacccTCAGtagataatgatgaagaagttgatATAACTCTTTTTTTGGCAACTTCATTGTTTCCATAATTTCCTGTTTCAGATTTATTGACACCACCATATATATCGGATGAATCTGAGGTAGGTAATGGAGAatctgatgatgaagaatttggtGGTAATGATGAAGTCGATGACGATGAAATATTAAAAGTATGTGATGATTGAACGTTTTGTTTCTCATTGGTGTCTTCTCTTGATGTCTTTTCTTGCTCCTGTCCTTGCAATctctcatcatcatcatcatcatcatcatcattattattattattatcattattattctcagcaccatcatcatcaaatgcAACTTTCCTATTAATTTTCGCTGCTGGATTGAATTCATCTTCACAAAATTCTGCCATATCTTCTGGCGGTACCATAATTTCTCCAGTTTGAGGTAATGGTAAAGTTAATGTAAATGTTGAACCTTTACCAATGGTTGATTTTAATGTCAATGTACCATGCATCATTGTTGCCAATTGTCGACAAATACTTAATCCTAATCCAGTACCTCCATAACTTCTTGATAATGTTTGATCTCCTTGAACAAATGGTTCAAATACTTTTTCTTGTAATGCTGGTTCAATACCTGGTCCTGTATCAGTAACTTCAATTTGAATAACCCAAACTTTTGGTTGATACATATTACGAATTCTAAAAACTCGATTATTTTTAACAATCTCATTATTTGACATGTTTGAATCATATTCGGGTTTCTTATCAAATGTAGGATAACTTTTGAAATCTTGAGCCAGTGGCATCATATTATGACGTGGTCGAATAATACTCACTGTTGtagaattatttgatacTGGCAGAATTTCTTCTTGCTTTtcatttgttgaattggatgttgaagatgatgacaGATTACCTTGTTTTTCATTCACAGTATCctcgtcatcatcatcaacctgaacaacaccaacaccactaacgtcttcttcttcatcatcgtTAATTATCTCTTTCATGTCATTATCTTCCACTTTTTCTGATAGTTGTGATTTTGCATCTATAGGCAATTTAGGTAATGGctttgatttaaattgtGATTCAAATATTGTAGTCTCATATTGTGCTGTTGATAAAGTAGTTACACTAATATTATCACTATCAGTAGAAGAAGtcaaatatttatcaacatcAGTGTCTATTGCTGTAGGActtaattcttcttcttgtatATTACTAAATCTTTGAGAACCACTTAATCTTCTGTTTTTAAAAACGTCA is part of the Candida dubliniensis CD36 chromosome R, complete sequence genome and encodes:
- a CDS encoding catalytic subunit of the Signal Peptidase Complex (SPC), putative (Similar to S. cerevisiae SEC11), with the protein product MNIRQQITQFLSLAYVFSSAFMLWKTLSVIANSHSPIVVVLSGSMEPAFQRGDILFLWNRDQQQKVGDIVVYEIDGKTIPIVHRVLREHHNQQKQLLLTKGDNNAVDDLSLYAKKQQYLNQKADLVGTVKGYLPFIGYVTILISENVYFKYGMLGLLGLSSLFSNE